Within Romboutsia sp. CE17, the genomic segment ATCGCAACCAACAGACATTAATCCTGATATTAATGAAGCTTCTAACATATCTCCTGATATTCTAGTATCCTTACCTACTATAACTTTTACTCTATGGTCTCCTTGTGCTAGTACATAACCACCAGCTCTACCTAATTTATAGGCTAAATCACAAGTTAATTCTGTATTAGCTACACCTCTTACTCCATCTGTACCAAAATACTTTCTCATTAATGATCTCCTTTCAATTTGAAAAGCTTTATAAATATACTATTATCTATATATATTCTATTATTTTCATATTTGTTATACTTGATATTATAAGTCATATGAGTATTTTAATACTAATAAAAAAAAAAGACAACAGAAACAGTATTTTATTGTCTTTTTTTATCATTTTTATTTATTTTCTTTATATTTCATTATAATTATACATTCTTTTACATTATATCGTATCCGTTGTAAAGCTTATTTTATTCCAACTTATATTGCATACATAACTATAGATTTACTTAATATTACTCAACTAAAAAATAAGGTATAAGCAATTTAAAAATTACTTATACCTTATTTTTTTATTTAGTTATTGTACTTGGATTTATCTTAACTGATTTAAACTCATATTTGGATTCATATTTTATCTTATAATCATTACCTTCATCTGATAAATCAATATATAAAATAATATCGGATTTACTAAGAGTTGAAATATCATTTGAATACTCTACTTCTACCTCTATCTCATTTGGTAGATTAAGTGTAGATACATCCACCGAATCACTATTTCTAAGTTCTACTTCATCTTTTGAATATAAAAACTTAGTATTTAGCTCTTTTAATATTCCAAACTTTATAGTTATCTTTGTATTAGTATCTATTTCTATCCCCTGAGGTATATCTAATTGTACTTCCTTAGATTCATCTGATGTAATATTAGACACGTCAATAGCTTTAGTATTAATAGAAGTCGTAGCATCTATAATTTGCTTTCTTCCTCTTATAGTTATACTGCTTTGACTTAATTCATATTGATTTATATTATCATTATTATCACTAAATACTACATTTATTGGTACACTTTTTTCAACTAATAAAGATATATTTGCATTTACTGATTCAGTTTCAAGAGTTACACCATCTACCTTATTACCATTTTCATCTACAGGTGTAAGTTTTAAACTTGTTGTAAAGTTATCCTTTTTAACATCTAGAGTTAATGTTGCTTGTATCTTTTGAACTAATCCTACTAGTGTTCTAGGACCATATATCTTAATACTATCTTCTTCTAATTTTAATGTATCTAAGTAGCTTTTATATTTTCCTTCAACTACTACATCTATAGATCTTCTTTCTTCCACAACTCTATCTAATGGTATTATTAGTGTGTCTGGCTTAAGATTGCATGAAACGCCTTTTGAAGTGTTTACTTTTAAGTAAACTGCATTATTACCTTCTTTAGCATCAGTTATAGTTCCATATACTGTAATGTCATCTTTAGATATATTTTTCAAAGCAGATAATTTTCCAGTTACGTATACATCTGTAGTTAAGTCTACCTCTGGGTATACAACAAAATTATCATCTTTTAGTTCATCTATATTAGTAATTGATACTGGTACTCCTTCAAATACTTTTGTCTCTTGTGGATCTACTACAGCCATTACATACATCCATAATACTATGGCACTTAAGAGAGATATTAACTTTATTTTTGTATTTTCTTTAAGCTTTTCAATCATTTAAATATACCGCCTTTTAAAAAACTTTTTTCCTCTGTACTTCCTTTTAAATTATTTTGTAATATATTAGTCATTCTCTCTTTAGATATATTTCTGTATAGTTTGCCTGATTTAGCTATAGAAACATCTCCTGTCTCTTCTGAAACTATCAAAGTTATGCAGTCGGATACCTCACTAACTCCGACCCCAGCCCTATGTCTAGTACCTAAATCTTTACTTAAATCTTTACTTTGGGTTAATGGTAAAAAACAAGCTGCTGCTTTTACTTTTGAATCTCTTATAACAACTGCACCATCATGTAATGGTGTATTTGGTATAAATATATTTATTAATAATTGTCTTGATACATCACCATCTATTTCTGTACCAGTACTTATTATATCTGATATTTTTGTCTTTCTTTCCATTATAATAAGCGCACCTATCTTTTGTCTTGATAAAGAGTATAGTGCCTCTACAATCTCTTCTATTGTCTTAGATAAATCTTCATTTGTGTTATTTCCTTTTGTGAAGAAATTAAACTGAGCTCTTCCTATATGTTCTAAACCTGCTCTAAGCTCTGGTTGAAAAATTATGATTGCTGCTAGAAGACCTATCTGAAGGGTATTTACAAGCAGCCAATAAAGTGTATGTAATTTAAAAGTTGAACTAAGTTGGGTAGCTAATAATAAAAATACTATTCCCTTAAGAACTTGCTCTGCTCTTGTATCTTTTATAAACATAAAAATCTTATAGAATATGTACGCTACTATCGATATATCTATTATATCAAATATCTTCATGTTTAAGATAATATTTAAAAATCCATCAAAAAAAGACTTTATATCGAACACAGTATTACACTCCTGTTTAATGATTACTTATCATTTATACTATGTATTATACTATATTAATATAAGTATATACAAATTATTTAAAATATAGTTATAAGTTATAAATTATATTTATTATTTTATTTTAAATAAAAAAAAAGTTTCACGAAAGTGAAACTTTTTATTGGTGAGCGCACAGGGATTCGAACCCCGGACACACGCCTTAGAAGGGCGTTGCTCTATCCAGCTGAGCTATGCACCCATAATATTTTTTAATGGAGCGGGAAACGAGATTCGAACTCGCGACTTCAACCTTGGCAAGGTTGCGCTCTACCACTGAACTATTCCCGCTTAAATGGCGACCTGGAAGGGACTCGAACCCTCGACCTCCAGCGTGACAGGCTGGCATTCTAACCAGCTGAACTACCAGGCCGCATAAATGGTGGGACTAACAGGGCTCGAACCTGTGACCCCCTGCTTGTAAGGCAGGTGCTCTCCCAGCTGAGCTATAGTCCCGGGAAAATGGTGACCCATAGGGGAATCGAACCCCTGTTACCGCCGTGAAAGGGCGGTGTCTTGACCGCTTGACCAATGGGCCATTTTAAATGGTTGCGGAGGCAGGACTTGAACCTGCGACCTTCGGGTTATGAGCCCGACGAGCTGCCAACTGCTCCACCCCGCGATATTGTATATGGTGCCGAAGACCGGAATCGAACCGGTACGAGAGGTAAGTCCCGCAGGATTTTAAGTCCTGTGCGTCTGCCAGTTCCGCCACTTCGGCACTTAACGTGGCTACGTCTTACTCTCCCAGGAGGTTGCCCCCCAAGTACCATCAGCGCTAAAGAGCTTAACTTCTGTGTTCGAAATGGGAACAGGTGTATCCTCTTTGCTATAGTAACCACATAATCTTTCGATTAACTTATTATTAAGTTATTTAGAGTTAATACTCTGAAAACTGCATATCATTTAGAATTTATCATTTAAATTGTGGTCAAGTCCTCGACCTATTAGTATCGATAAGCTAAATACATTACTGCACTTACACCTTCGACCTATCAACCAGGTAGTCTTCCTGGGGTCTTACCCTTACGGTGGGAAATCTTATCTTGAAGTCGGCTTCGCGCTTAGATGCTTTCAGCGCTTATCCATTCCGCACTTAGCTACCCAGCTATGCCCTTGGCAGAACAACTGGTACACCAGAGGTGCGTCCATCCCGGTCCTCTCGTACTAAGGACAGGTCTCCTCAAATTTCCTACGCCTGCGACGGATAGGGACCGAACTGTCTCACGACGTTCTGAACCCAGCTCGCGTACCACTTTAATGGGCGAACAGCCCAACCCTTGGGACCTACTACAGCCCCAGGATGTGATGAGCCGACATCGAGGTGCCAAACCTCCCCGTCGATGTGGACTCTTGGGGGAGATAAGCCTGTTATCCCCAGGGTAGCTTTTATCCGTTGAGCGATGGCCCTTCCATGCGGAACCACCGGATCACTAAGTCCGACTTTCGTCCTTGCTCGACCTGTATGTCTTGCAATCAAGCTCTCTTGTGCCTTTACACTCTACGTACGATTTCCGACCGTACTGAGAGAACCTTTGAGCGCCTCCGTTACTTTTTGGGAGGCGACCGCCCCAGTCAAACTGCCCACCTGACAGTGTCCCAAGACCAGATTCATGGCCTATGGTTAGAGTCCCAGTACTACAAGGGTGGTATCCCAAGGGTGACTCCACGCAAACTGGCGTTCACGCTTCATAGTCTCCCACCTATCCTGTACATGTAGTACCAAGACCCAATGTCAAGCTACAGTAAAGCTCCATGGGGTCTTTCCGTCCTGTCGCAGGTAACCGGCATCTTCACCGGTATTACAATTTCACCCAGTCTGTTGTTGAGACAGTGCCCAAATCGTTACGCCTTTCGTGCGGGTCGGAACTTACCCGACAAGGAATTTCGCTACCTTAGGACCGTTATAGTTACGGCCGCCGTTTACTGGGGCTTAAGTTCACTGCTTCGATTGCTCTAACAGATCCCCTTAACCTTCCAGCACCGGGCAGGCGTCAGCTCCTATACATCGTCTTGCGACTTAGCAGAAACCTGTGTTTTTGGTAAACAGTCGCTTGGGCCTATTCTCTGCGGCCTGCAAATGCAGGCACCCCTTCTCCCGAAGTTACGGGGTCATTTTGCCGAGTTCCTTAACAACAGTTCTCTGGCTGGCCTTAGGATACTCTCCTCACCCACCTGTGTCGGTTTGCGGTACAGGCACCTTTAACCTCGATAGAGACTTTTCTCGACAGTGTGAAATCAGCTACTTCGCTACTAAATTTCGCTCCGCATCACATCCTAGCATTATTCCTACGGATTTGCCTATAGGAACTGCCTCAATGCTTGCCCGTACATAACCAACAGTACGGTTAGCTTATCCTACTGTGTCATCCCATCTCTCAAACGGTTATTGGTGGTACAGGAATATCAACCTGTTGTCCATCACCTACGCCTTTCGGCCTCGGCTTAGGTCCTGACTAACCCAGGGCGGACGAACCTTCCCCTGGAAACCTTGGGTTTACGGCCTGTGGGATTCTCACCCACATCTCGCTACTCATGCCAACATTCTCACTCGTATACTGTCCACATGTCCTTACGGTCATGCTTCAACCTGCATACGAAGCTCCCCTACCCATCATAATGATGCCGTAGCTTCGGTAGTACGTTTTAGCCCCGGAAATTTTCGGCGCAGGATCACTCGACCAGTGAGCTATTACGCACTCTTTAAATGAGTGGCTGCTTCTAAGCCAACATCCTGGTTGTCTGTGCAATCCCACATCCTTTACCACTTAACGTACATTTAGGGACCTTAGCTGACGATCTGGGCTGTTGCCCTCTTGACTATGAATCTTATCACCCACAGTCTGACTCCCAAGTATAAGAATACGGCATTCGGAGTTTGATAGTCTTCGGTAAGTGCAATACCCCCTAGGACATTCAGTGCTCTACCTCCGCTTCTCTCAACCTTGAGGCTAGCCCTAAAGCTATTTCGGGGAGAACCAGCTATCTCCGGGCTCGATTGGAATTTCACCGCTATCCACAAGTCATCCCCGAGCTTTTCAACGCTCGTGGGTTCGGTCCTCCACGAAATTTTACTTTCGCTTCAACCTGCTCATGGATAGGTCGCCCGGTTTCGGGTCTACGCCAAGTAACTTAAATCGCCCATTTAAGACTCGCTTTCGCTACGGCTCCACACCTTAAGTGCTTAACCTTGCTACTTAACGTAACTCGTTGGCCCGTTCTACAAAAAGTACGCGGTCACACAAGAAATGTGCTCCCACAGCTTGTAAGTACAGGGTTTCAGGTTCTATTTCACTCCCCTCCCGGGGTTCTTTTCACCTTTCCCTCACGGTACTATGCGCTATCGGTCACTAGGTAGTATTTAGGCTTGGAGGATGGTCCCTCCTGCTTCCCACAGGGTTTCACGTGTCCCGTGGTACTCTGGATCATGTCTAAAGTCTTCTCGTTTCAGCTACAGGGCTATTACCTTTTATAGCGGAGCTTTCCAACTCTCTTCACTTACGATACCTCTTCGTTAATGACATGTCCGCAACCCCAACGAAGTAAACTTCATTGGTTTGGCCTGTTCCGCGTTCGCTCGCCGCTACTTACGGAATCGATTTTTCTTTCTCTTCCTCCAGGTACTTAGATGTTTCAGTTCCCCGGGTTCCCCTCGCTAAGCTATGTATTCACTTAACGATACTTAGACATTACTCTAAGTGAGTTTCCTCATTCGGAAATCTTCGGATCAAAGTTTACGTGCAACTCCCCGAAGCTTATCGCAGCTTATCACGTCCTTCATCGGCTCCTAGTGCCAAGGCATCCGCCCTGCACCCTTAATAACTTGACCAGTTATTAAAGTTTGTAATTTTAAAGACTTGTCTTGTCTATTTATAATTAAATGATGTCATATCACTAAATGTTATGCAATTTTCAAAGTACTAACGTACATCGCCAACGTCTATTCTCTCTGAGAATATCCCGTTGCTCAAAGTACTAATACATGCTAAAAAGCATGTTAATGGTGGAGATGAGGAGGATCGAACTCCTGACCCCTTGCGTGCAAGGCAAGTGCTCTCCCAGCTGAGCTACACCCCCATATTATTTTTTCAACAGGTTATATTATAATAACTTTGTCGATTCTTGTCAATATTTTTTTTAAGGATTTTTAAGAACCCTCAAAATTAAACAGTAGGCAATTCTCCTTAGAAAGGAGGTGATCCAGCCGCACCTTCCGATACGGCTACCTTGTTACGACTTCACCCCAGTTATTGGTTTCACCTTCGACGGCCGCTTCCAAAAGGTTAGCTAACC encodes:
- a CDS encoding CdaR family protein; its protein translation is MIEKLKENTKIKLISLLSAIVLWMYVMAVVDPQETKVFEGVPVSITNIDELKDDNFVVYPEVDLTTDVYVTGKLSALKNISKDDITVYGTITDAKEGNNAVYLKVNTSKGVSCNLKPDTLIIPLDRVVEERRSIDVVVEGKYKSYLDTLKLEEDSIKIYGPRTLVGLVQKIQATLTLDVKKDNFTTSLKLTPVDENGNKVDGVTLETESVNANISLLVEKSVPINVVFSDNNDNINQYELSQSSITIRGRKQIIDATTSINTKAIDVSNITSDESKEVQLDIPQGIEIDTNTKITIKFGILKELNTKFLYSKDEVELRNSDSVDVSTLNLPNEIEVEVEYSNDISTLSKSDIILYIDLSDEGNDYKIKYESKYEFKSVKINPSTITK
- the cdaA gene encoding diadenylate cyclase CdaA, with the translated sequence MFDIKSFFDGFLNIILNMKIFDIIDISIVAYIFYKIFMFIKDTRAEQVLKGIVFLLLATQLSSTFKLHTLYWLLVNTLQIGLLAAIIIFQPELRAGLEHIGRAQFNFFTKGNNTNEDLSKTIEEIVEALYSLSRQKIGALIIMERKTKISDIISTGTEIDGDVSRQLLINIFIPNTPLHDGAVVIRDSKVKAAACFLPLTQSKDLSKDLGTRHRAGVGVSEVSDCITLIVSEETGDVSIAKSGKLYRNISKERMTNILQNNLKGSTEEKSFLKGGIFK